A portion of the Paenibacillus marchantiae genome contains these proteins:
- a CDS encoding LacI family DNA-binding transcriptional regulator, whose translation MITIKDVAKLAGVASSTVSYVLNGKKHVSEHTRQKVLAAASELNYIKHGAASELKRKNTQTIGVIVHDMSVPYFSDLVSGIESSAISQGYDLIVCSSLGGERSTAARFIRERRLDGVIVIAENIEDELLLQAAETGFPIVVMDRELHSEHIVNVLMDDEQGGYMATRFLLDKGHRAIAYISGPLSSDCNLMRYQGYLRAMHEAGVEENENWRLGGQFLKTGGYNAAKLLMEGELPTAVFFANDEMAIGGLEAFKEHQVSIPEDLSIIGFDNIHVTEYLNPPLTTFRQPKTDAGSFAGHVLIQMLKGEAVESTYRINIQCVERDSVSQMILSEP comes from the coding sequence ATGATAACGATTAAAGATGTAGCAAAGTTAGCGGGTGTCGCGAGTTCAACCGTGTCCTATGTACTCAACGGCAAAAAACATGTAAGTGAGCACACAAGACAGAAAGTACTTGCAGCAGCAAGTGAGCTTAATTACATCAAGCATGGAGCCGCATCCGAATTAAAGCGAAAAAACACACAAACGATTGGTGTTATTGTTCATGATATGTCCGTCCCCTATTTTTCAGACTTGGTGAGTGGGATTGAATCCAGCGCCATAAGTCAGGGATACGACTTGATCGTATGCAGCTCTTTAGGCGGAGAGCGATCGACAGCTGCACGCTTTATCAGGGAGAGAAGGCTGGACGGCGTGATTGTAATCGCTGAAAATATTGAAGATGAGTTGTTGTTGCAGGCTGCCGAAACGGGATTTCCTATTGTAGTGATGGACCGGGAACTCCATAGTGAGCATATTGTAAATGTTCTGATGGATGATGAGCAAGGTGGTTATATGGCAACCCGTTTTCTTCTGGATAAAGGTCACCGCGCAATAGCCTATATTAGCGGGCCTTTAAGTTCGGATTGTAATCTGATGCGATATCAGGGTTATCTGAGAGCTATGCATGAAGCAGGGGTGGAAGAGAATGAGAATTGGAGACTTGGCGGCCAATTTCTGAAAACAGGTGGCTACAACGCAGCCAAGTTGCTAATGGAGGGAGAGCTTCCAACGGCAGTCTTTTTTGCGAATGATGAAATGGCCATTGGTGGCTTAGAGGCATTTAAAGAACACCAGGTTTCCATACCCGAAGATCTATCCATTATTGGATTTGATAACATACATGTAACCGAATACTTAAATCCACCTCTTACGACTTTTCGACAACCCAAAACAGATGCAGGCTCCTTTGCTGGACATGTACTCATTCAAATGTTAAAAGGAGAAGCTGTTGAGTCTACTTATAGGATCAATATACAGTGTGTCGAGCGAGACTCTGTTTCGCAGATGATCCTTTCTGAACCATGA
- a CDS encoding MurR/RpiR family transcriptional regulator, producing the protein MKILTQLTDMNNFTPNEKSIASYILTHKELMLHLNIQELAKATYTSHSAINRLTHKLGLSGFKEFSIKLAREFQQDAQNISNIDPNYPFALGESSLQVAKDIAELMKETIEKNFAFMDEASLTEAAHLLDQAKRIFIYALGDSQIRAKSFQNKLIKINKYVVITTELSEWAYHTINLTPQDCAIFLTYHEKSPIFLKAAQHFSREKIPFITITANHQSELAKMSTICIQVPNDETKHAKIGTFSSQIAFDYVLNVIYSCIFQIDYAKNMQMTTYSLKNFNLDE; encoded by the coding sequence TTGAAAATATTGACCCAATTAACAGACATGAACAACTTTACACCAAATGAAAAAAGCATTGCTTCTTATATTCTGACTCATAAGGAGCTAATGCTTCACTTGAATATTCAAGAGCTTGCCAAAGCTACATACACGTCACATTCTGCCATCAATCGATTGACTCATAAGCTTGGACTTTCGGGGTTTAAGGAGTTCAGCATTAAGCTTGCTCGAGAGTTTCAACAAGATGCTCAGAACATCTCCAATATCGATCCCAATTATCCGTTCGCTCTCGGTGAATCTTCACTCCAGGTGGCAAAAGATATAGCTGAACTAATGAAAGAAACGATTGAGAAAAACTTTGCTTTTATGGATGAAGCCTCTCTAACAGAAGCAGCCCATTTGCTCGATCAGGCGAAACGAATCTTCATCTATGCGTTGGGGGATTCTCAGATTCGCGCGAAGAGCTTTCAGAATAAATTGATTAAAATCAATAAATACGTCGTGATCACAACAGAGCTATCTGAATGGGCCTACCACACCATAAATCTTACCCCACAGGATTGCGCCATTTTTTTGACCTATCATGAAAAATCGCCCATTTTCCTAAAGGCAGCCCAACATTTCTCGCGTGAAAAAATTCCATTTATTACGATTACCGCGAATCATCAAAGTGAGTTGGCCAAAATGAGCACGATCTGTATCCAGGTGCCTAATGACGAAACAAAACATGCAAAGATTGGTACATTTTCATCACAAATTGCCTTTGATTACGTATTAAACGTGATTTATTCCTGTATTTTTCAAATTGACTACGCCAAAAACATGCAAATGACTACATATTCGTTGAAGAATTTCAATTTGGATGAGTGA
- a CDS encoding AraC family transcriptional regulator yields MSMRNGKIMKAPQGLERAPDKQGSLKQNGLSVIQFCLHTQGTTGSYFLKDHMLLFVISGIYTVRFMDQEYTVRSNEMVFLHKSIRIDYIKSGEQGSEFILDYMMFFLNENMLAEFIQFSGFKPTDTVNEIMPVSIIPVNELTRSYIASLKPYFENPDEVKDGLIRLKFMELLFHLAQANDHFLHQLLLPNHDKNSNFGKIMEENITNPISISDLAYLSGKSLSTFKRDFQDLYHTSPLKWIRNQRLDKAKKLLAETSLSVTDVCFSTGFENVAHFSKVFKLQVGLPPSEFRQQCKRSEGKTT; encoded by the coding sequence ATGTCCATGAGAAACGGAAAGATAATGAAAGCACCACAAGGACTGGAACGTGCACCAGACAAACAAGGAAGCTTAAAGCAGAATGGGTTATCCGTCATTCAATTCTGTTTACACACACAAGGGACAACAGGCTCCTATTTTCTGAAAGATCATATGTTGTTGTTCGTTATATCAGGCATCTACACGGTTCGATTCATGGATCAGGAGTACACTGTACGCAGTAATGAAATGGTGTTTCTTCACAAATCAATTCGCATTGATTACATAAAGTCGGGTGAACAAGGATCGGAGTTCATACTGGACTATATGATGTTTTTCCTGAACGAAAATATGCTTGCGGAGTTTATTCAGTTTTCTGGCTTCAAACCGACGGATACCGTGAATGAAATCATGCCGGTGTCCATTATTCCGGTCAATGAACTCACTCGCTCTTATATAGCGTCATTGAAACCCTATTTCGAAAATCCAGATGAGGTAAAAGACGGTCTGATCCGCCTCAAATTCATGGAACTCCTGTTTCATCTGGCGCAGGCCAACGATCATTTCTTACACCAACTTCTGCTACCGAATCATGATAAAAACAGTAACTTCGGCAAAATAATGGAGGAGAATATCACCAATCCCATCTCCATAAGTGATCTGGCTTATTTGTCCGGCAAAAGCCTGTCTACCTTCAAAAGGGATTTTCAGGACCTCTACCACACTTCACCCTTGAAATGGATTCGTAATCAGAGGCTGGATAAAGCCAAGAAACTGTTGGCCGAGACGTCTCTGTCCGTTACCGATGTCTGTTTCTCAACAGGTTTCGAAAACGTTGCTCATTTTTCCAAAGTGTTTAAGCTTCAGGTCGGGCTTCCGCCCTCGGAGTTTAGACAGCAATGCAAACGAAGCGAGGGAAAAACAACATAA
- a CDS encoding amino acid ABC transporter ATP-binding protein, producing the protein MGKINVEGLKKSFGTNHVLKGIDISVNEGEVVCVIGPSGSGKSTFLRCINQLDEITAGRVIVDDRDLNDPKTNINKARENIGMVFQHFNLFPHFSVLKNIMFAPRELGILKEQEARDTALRLLDRVGLSDKADSYPNQLSGGQKQRVAIARALAMNPDVMLFDEPTSALDPEMVGEVLGVMKDLASEGMTMIIVTHEMGFAREVADRVVFMDGGYVVEQGTPVEIFGNPKNERTISFLEKVL; encoded by the coding sequence GTGGGTAAAATTAACGTTGAAGGATTAAAGAAAAGTTTTGGCACGAATCATGTGCTGAAGGGCATCGATATATCGGTTAATGAAGGTGAAGTTGTCTGTGTCATTGGACCTTCAGGTTCGGGTAAAAGTACGTTTTTGCGTTGCATTAACCAGTTAGATGAGATCACAGCTGGACGGGTTATCGTAGATGATCGGGATCTAAATGATCCCAAAACGAACATTAACAAAGCTCGCGAGAACATAGGTATGGTATTTCAGCACTTTAACCTGTTTCCTCATTTCAGCGTGCTCAAAAATATTATGTTTGCACCCAGAGAACTTGGGATTTTAAAAGAACAGGAAGCACGCGATACGGCACTTCGTTTGCTGGATCGGGTTGGTTTGTCGGATAAAGCTGACAGCTATCCCAACCAACTTTCGGGCGGACAAAAACAGCGCGTAGCAATCGCTCGTGCGCTTGCCATGAATCCGGACGTTATGTTATTCGATGAACCAACTTCGGCGCTCGACCCCGAGATGGTAGGCGAAGTCCTTGGTGTAATGAAGGATCTTGCGAGCGAAGGTATGACGATGATTATCGTGACCCATGAAATGGGCTTTGCCCGTGAAGTTGCGGATCGGGTTGTCTTCATGGACGGTGGATATGTGGTAGAGCAGGGCACCCCTGTTGAAATATTCGGGAATCCAAAAAATGAACGGACGATCAGCTTCCTGGAGAAAGTACTCTAA
- a CDS encoding Gfo/Idh/MocA family oxidoreductase, with translation MLTIGYIGNGKSTNRYHLPFSLNRDHLKVKTIYARHPEKTEWEKAPGVLYTDDLAALMNDDDIQLVVVCTHTESHYEYAKRALDHGKHVLVEKPFMLTKEEAESIFQYAKEKNLLIQCYQNRRYDSDFLTTKKVIESGKLGDLLEVEMHYDYYRPEIPNATTHFSKYKSYLYGHGVHTIDQVLSYFGQPDKIHYDVRQLLGPGRMNDYFDLDFYYSSLKVSVKSSFFRLKPRPSFVVYGKKGVFVKQTEDRQEEHLKLFYLPKGHPDFGKDMPQHYGVLTYLDEEGIYYEEKVTSEQGDYAIVYDDIYEAINHGKEKVIQDQETIAVMEILEKGMEECN, from the coding sequence ATGTTAACCATCGGTTATATTGGCAATGGCAAAAGTACAAATCGTTATCATCTTCCTTTTTCATTGAATCGGGATCATTTGAAAGTAAAAACGATATACGCCCGTCATCCGGAGAAAACAGAGTGGGAGAAGGCTCCTGGTGTTCTGTATACAGATGATCTTGCAGCTTTAATGAATGACGATGACATTCAGTTGGTCGTGGTCTGTACACATACCGAATCCCATTATGAGTATGCAAAGAGGGCACTTGATCACGGAAAACATGTACTTGTTGAAAAACCTTTTATGCTGACCAAAGAAGAAGCCGAATCCATTTTCCAATACGCCAAAGAAAAAAATCTCTTGATTCAATGTTATCAGAACCGACGATATGACTCGGATTTTCTGACGACCAAGAAAGTGATTGAATCAGGAAAGCTTGGCGATTTGCTGGAAGTGGAGATGCATTACGATTATTATCGACCGGAGATTCCGAATGCTACCACCCATTTTTCCAAATACAAAAGTTATTTATACGGGCACGGTGTTCACACCATTGATCAGGTATTATCCTATTTCGGGCAACCGGACAAGATACATTACGATGTTCGTCAATTACTGGGTCCTGGCAGAATGAATGATTATTTCGATCTAGACTTTTATTATTCTTCGCTGAAAGTATCAGTCAAATCCAGCTTTTTCCGCTTAAAGCCACGCCCGAGTTTTGTAGTATACGGCAAAAAGGGGGTATTCGTAAAACAAACTGAGGATCGTCAAGAGGAACATCTGAAGTTATTTTACCTTCCCAAAGGACATCCCGATTTTGGTAAGGATATGCCTCAGCACTATGGCGTACTGACGTATCTGGATGAAGAAGGAATCTATTATGAAGAAAAAGTAACTTCTGAACAAGGCGATTATGCAATAGTGTACGACGATATCTATGAAGCCATCAACCATGGCAAAGAAAAAGTGATTCAAGACCAAGAAACGATCGCGGTTATGGAAATATTAGAAAAAGGTATGGAGGAGTGTAACTAA
- a CDS encoding M1 family metallopeptidase, with amino-acid sequence MILTACPIISTGSAAANAAPVSAISQATKDIQAQAPIQYRIQARLDEKKMTIEGSESITYRNTSKDTLKQLVFHTYADANLSESTQTTMFKHSNEEISKNNPDKKPEDFLGGIDIEKVTTGGQALDFSNKDQAMSVKLEQALQPGESVTVQVHFNLKIPYGSQRLSYYKDIINGAHWFPVMSVYDEAKHEWDSKPYSKTFETDYYTSADYEVQFNVPDQYQVVMPGTITTREDAETGRKLVSTVAKNTREFAFFASPNFKVDSVTRNGLTVEYYYFDNQPGKKKIVDGYVDQAFKAIDFFSDKYGKYPYPEFRIVESYVEGVAIEYSRLIQMGQIGINSAPQQDTVFVHEIAHQWFHALIGNNSETESFLDEGFADFSKVYFSEKQGDTMNGFKSIQFDDSTVDKAIASTNDEVGDWASPVYYDKGRQAIYQLYRSVGEEKFDAFMKEYFKRYVYQNATIDGLLQTIEDVLGKEARDDMKTALYEPNFTLKPEYQLSNEEKTAYLHDQFQSLYGSALTQVPNLPFETMSRVMDKALQGERLAIVLSDQVSKAANKQQEAMVNQLTTLLDLTGVKYDLIQDRQELKQKMKKELATSNLIVLGNAKSNGLVQALKSSIIDRATHIGFKWKTTMNQPSAAGAYVIKHPYNQNRLMLHYFWNEDHLSSGSLEPFMMKMQQSIGFSSAYYQYYMLDKTGKVTLDKKVENPLSKLFAEE; translated from the coding sequence ATGATTCTGACCGCATGCCCAATCATAAGTACGGGTAGTGCTGCCGCTAATGCAGCTCCTGTATCTGCTATTTCACAGGCCACAAAAGATATTCAGGCTCAAGCGCCTATCCAATATCGAATTCAAGCCCGGCTGGATGAGAAGAAGATGACCATAGAGGGGAGTGAATCCATTACTTACAGAAATACGAGCAAAGATACATTGAAGCAACTGGTTTTTCATACTTATGCTGATGCCAATCTTTCGGAATCGACACAGACGACCATGTTTAAACATTCCAATGAAGAGATTAGCAAAAATAACCCTGATAAGAAACCGGAAGACTTTCTTGGAGGAATTGATATTGAGAAGGTGACGACCGGTGGGCAAGCCCTTGATTTCAGTAATAAAGACCAAGCTATGTCGGTGAAATTGGAGCAAGCCCTTCAGCCTGGTGAATCCGTGACGGTTCAAGTCCATTTTAATCTGAAGATTCCCTATGGCTCACAGCGGTTATCGTATTACAAAGATATTATCAATGGGGCTCATTGGTTCCCTGTAATGTCAGTCTATGACGAGGCCAAGCATGAATGGGATAGCAAACCTTACAGTAAAACATTTGAAACGGATTATTATACTTCCGCGGATTATGAAGTTCAGTTCAATGTTCCCGATCAATATCAGGTAGTTATGCCTGGTACGATAACCACACGGGAGGATGCAGAGACTGGACGCAAACTGGTATCCACCGTAGCCAAGAATACGAGGGAGTTTGCTTTCTTTGCCAGCCCGAACTTCAAAGTGGACAGCGTAACCCGGAATGGCCTCACCGTAGAGTATTATTATTTTGACAACCAGCCAGGTAAGAAAAAGATCGTTGATGGGTATGTTGATCAAGCATTCAAAGCCATTGATTTTTTCAGTGATAAATACGGTAAATACCCTTATCCTGAATTCCGGATTGTTGAATCATATGTAGAAGGTGTAGCTATCGAGTATTCAAGGCTTATCCAAATGGGGCAAATCGGAATAAATTCTGCTCCACAACAAGACACGGTATTTGTGCATGAAATCGCGCACCAGTGGTTTCATGCGTTAATCGGGAATAATTCGGAGACAGAGTCTTTCCTGGACGAAGGCTTTGCAGATTTCTCCAAAGTGTATTTTTCTGAGAAGCAGGGGGATACGATGAATGGGTTCAAGTCCATCCAATTTGACGATTCCACTGTGGATAAGGCTATTGCTTCAACTAATGACGAGGTGGGAGATTGGGCAAGCCCAGTTTATTACGATAAAGGCCGCCAAGCGATATATCAATTGTACCGTTCCGTCGGGGAAGAGAAATTCGATGCCTTTATGAAAGAGTATTTTAAACGCTATGTGTACCAAAACGCTACGATTGACGGACTTCTGCAAACGATAGAAGATGTACTGGGGAAAGAGGCGCGAGATGATATGAAGACGGCTTTATATGAGCCTAATTTTACGCTGAAGCCCGAGTATCAACTGTCGAATGAGGAGAAAACGGCATACCTGCATGATCAGTTTCAATCGTTGTATGGATCAGCGTTAACTCAGGTTCCGAATTTACCTTTTGAAACGATGAGCCGTGTGATGGATAAAGCCCTTCAAGGTGAGCGGTTAGCCATTGTGCTCAGTGATCAGGTGAGCAAGGCAGCGAACAAACAACAGGAAGCTATGGTAAACCAACTGACAACTCTTCTGGATTTAACCGGAGTGAAGTATGACCTGATCCAGGACCGGCAGGAATTGAAGCAAAAAATGAAAAAAGAACTAGCTACCAGCAACCTGATTGTACTTGGTAACGCCAAATCAAATGGTTTGGTACAAGCATTAAAATCCAGCATTATAGACCGTGCTACCCATATCGGGTTTAAATGGAAAACGACTATGAACCAACCGTCTGCTGCTGGAGCCTATGTGATCAAACACCCTTATAATCAAAATCGTTTGATGCTGCACTACTTCTGGAATGAAGATCATCTGAGCAGTGGGAGTCTTGAACCATTTATGATGAAGATGCAGCAATCCATTGGATTCAGCAGCGCTTATTATCAGTACTATATGTTGGACAAGACGGGCAAGGTAACCCTGGATAAAAAAGTGGAAAATCCACTTTCAAAATTATTCGCTGAGGAATAA
- a CDS encoding SDR family NAD(P)-dependent oxidoreductase yields the protein MKNKVVIVTGAGTGLGKAVAIKLAEEGAQVVLVGRRKEKLQDVAQIIKNSGGQSLIIPADITDQDDVQRLRDQVLEQTGRIDVLINNAGGTGAHIPIHDMTLETWDDNIRLNLYSPFLVTKTFLPIMRAQHYGRIVSITSIMANLNYPGFGAYSAAKAGLEALMRTIAIEEAKHGILVNMFDPGNLRTEQNPRGEKEPNSVVDKIVNLASLTENGSSGEVVRALT from the coding sequence ATGAAGAATAAAGTAGTCATTGTTACAGGTGCAGGAACCGGCCTTGGTAAAGCTGTGGCGATAAAACTGGCTGAAGAGGGAGCACAAGTTGTTTTAGTTGGACGTCGAAAAGAAAAATTGCAGGACGTGGCACAGATCATAAAAAACTCAGGAGGCCAATCTTTGATCATTCCTGCGGATATAACGGATCAGGATGACGTTCAGCGCCTCCGTGACCAAGTGCTGGAGCAGACAGGACGGATAGACGTATTGATCAACAACGCAGGGGGTACAGGTGCGCACATCCCCATTCATGATATGACATTGGAAACATGGGATGATAACATCCGCCTCAATTTATATAGTCCATTTTTGGTGACCAAAACATTTCTTCCAATCATGAGAGCTCAGCATTATGGACGCATTGTATCCATTACTTCCATAATGGCCAATCTGAACTATCCGGGATTCGGGGCATATTCAGCTGCCAAAGCCGGGCTGGAGGCATTAATGAGAACGATAGCAATTGAGGAAGCAAAACATGGAATATTGGTTAATATGTTCGATCCGGGCAATTTGAGAACTGAACAAAATCCAAGGGGTGAGAAGGAACCGAATTCAGTTGTTGATAAAATTGTTAATCTCGCTTCCTTGACGGAAAACGGCTCCAGTGGAGAAGTTGTTAGAGCACTAACGTAG
- a CDS encoding amino acid ABC transporter substrate-binding protein/permease codes for MKTTKVSFFVLSLILLLVAGLSGWSGDANANSNSGKTYVIGTDITFAPFEYQDENGDYVGIDMDLLDAIAKDQNFNYQIKALGFNAAVQALESNQVDGVIAGMSITDERKQKFDFSEHYYESGVVMGISANNDTVKSYEDLRGKKVAVKTGTEGYSFAESIASKYGFTIVPFDDSSQMYDDVKTGNSVACFEDEPVLRFGVNQNNGLKIVTKKEDGASYGFAVSKGQNQELLKMFNDGLTNIKVSGEYDRIKGNYLGENAVAANQGRWELVQKSLPALFKGLGNTLLYTIISLFFAFIIGLIFGFMKVGQNKFLRGVATVFVDIFRGIPLIVLAFFIYFGIPQAMGFTMPLFLAAILTLSLNAGAYVTEIIRGGIQSIDRGQMEAARSLGLPYRKAMIKIVIPQAIRVMIPSFINQMVITLKDTSILSVIGLVELTQSGKIVIARTFASFDIWLTVAIMYLIVIITLTKIADYLEVRVRRG; via the coding sequence ATGAAAACAACCAAGGTCTCATTTTTTGTACTATCACTAATTCTGCTCCTAGTGGCGGGGTTATCCGGATGGTCGGGGGATGCCAATGCAAACTCCAATTCAGGTAAAACCTATGTGATCGGTACGGACATCACATTTGCACCGTTTGAATATCAAGATGAAAACGGGGATTATGTAGGCATCGATATGGATTTGCTGGATGCGATCGCCAAAGACCAGAACTTTAATTATCAAATCAAAGCCCTGGGATTTAATGCGGCTGTGCAAGCTCTTGAGTCCAATCAGGTGGATGGCGTTATTGCCGGGATGAGTATTACAGATGAACGGAAACAAAAGTTTGATTTCTCAGAGCATTACTATGAATCAGGCGTTGTTATGGGAATTAGTGCCAATAATGATACTGTAAAAAGCTACGAAGATCTTCGCGGTAAAAAGGTCGCCGTGAAAACGGGCACAGAAGGATACAGCTTTGCTGAGTCTATCGCCTCAAAATATGGTTTTACCATTGTTCCATTCGACGATTCTTCGCAAATGTATGATGATGTGAAAACTGGAAACTCGGTTGCGTGTTTTGAAGATGAACCTGTTCTAAGATTTGGGGTAAATCAGAATAACGGTTTAAAAATCGTGACCAAGAAAGAAGACGGGGCTTCCTACGGATTTGCGGTTAGCAAGGGACAGAACCAGGAACTCCTAAAGATGTTTAATGACGGCCTAACGAATATTAAGGTAAGCGGGGAGTATGATCGTATTAAAGGGAACTACCTTGGTGAAAATGCCGTTGCGGCAAATCAGGGTCGTTGGGAATTAGTCCAAAAATCTCTGCCCGCACTGTTCAAAGGTCTGGGAAATACCCTCTTATATACGATTATTTCGCTGTTTTTCGCTTTCATCATCGGCTTGATCTTTGGTTTTATGAAAGTGGGTCAAAATAAGTTCCTTCGTGGGGTCGCTACTGTATTTGTGGATATTTTCCGCGGGATACCGTTGATCGTCTTGGCATTCTTTATTTATTTCGGGATTCCTCAGGCGATGGGCTTCACCATGCCGCTGTTCCTGGCCGCCATTCTCACGTTGAGTCTGAATGCAGGGGCGTACGTAACGGAAATTATACGCGGGGGTATTCAATCGATTGATCGTGGACAGATGGAAGCTGCCCGTTCATTGGGACTTCCTTATCGCAAAGCGATGATAAAGATTGTAATCCCTCAGGCCATACGGGTTATGATTCCTTCATTTATTAATCAGATGGTTATTACATTGAAAGATACGTCAATCTTGTCCGTCATTGGTCTGGTGGAGTTGACGCAATCCGGTAAGATTGTCATCGCAAGAACTTTCGCCTCTTTCGACATTTGGTTGACTGTTGCGATTATGTACCTGATTGTAATCATCACATTGACTAAAATTGCTGACTACCTGGAGGTGAGGGTTCGTCGTGGGTAA
- a CDS encoding Gfo/Idh/MocA family protein codes for MKLGIVGAGMIVKDLLSFIHEIPAITLEAICSRPSHLDKLLTLQEQYGIARIHLEYSEMITNDEVDTIYIGLPNHLHYAYAKEALLGGKHVICEKPFTSNLQEFLELKEIARQKQLVLVEAITNQYLKNYLSMKENLRKLGDIKIVECNYSQYSSRYEAFQAGEVLPAFNPEMSGGALMDINLYNIHLVVGLFGSPKKVEYWANVERGIDTSGMLLLDYGEFKCVCIGSKDSTAPNAMNIQGNKGYIHMTSSANKCESFDLALHKETPIRVDIKDHPHRMYDEFVEFERMIREQDLEKVTAMLEHSEKVMEVIEQAKQSANLVFGPDR; via the coding sequence ATGAAACTCGGAATTGTCGGAGCTGGAATGATTGTAAAGGATCTATTGAGCTTTATTCATGAAATTCCAGCGATTACCTTGGAGGCCATATGTTCCAGACCTAGTCATCTGGATAAATTGCTGACTCTGCAAGAGCAGTATGGAATTGCTCGAATACATTTAGAATATAGCGAAATGATTACGAATGATGAAGTGGATACGATCTATATCGGGCTTCCGAATCATCTTCATTATGCATATGCCAAAGAAGCGTTATTGGGCGGCAAACATGTTATCTGTGAGAAGCCGTTCACTTCCAACCTGCAAGAATTTCTTGAACTTAAAGAGATTGCACGGCAAAAACAGCTAGTGTTGGTCGAAGCCATCACAAACCAATATTTGAAGAACTATTTGTCTATGAAGGAGAATCTGCGCAAACTGGGTGACATCAAAATTGTGGAGTGTAACTATTCCCAATATTCATCCCGCTATGAGGCTTTTCAGGCTGGAGAAGTGCTGCCAGCATTTAATCCGGAAATGTCTGGTGGAGCCTTGATGGATATTAATTTGTATAATATTCATCTGGTCGTAGGGCTTTTCGGAAGCCCGAAGAAGGTGGAATACTGGGCCAACGTGGAACGCGGAATTGACACTTCAGGCATGTTGCTTTTGGACTACGGTGAGTTCAAGTGTGTTTGCATAGGCTCCAAAGACAGCACAGCCCCCAATGCAATGAACATCCAAGGGAATAAAGGATATATCCATATGACGAGCTCGGCCAACAAATGTGAATCCTTTGATCTTGCGCTTCATAAGGAAACGCCGATTCGGGTAGATATTAAGGATCATCCTCATCGCATGTATGACGAGTTTGTTGAATTCGAGCGTATGATTCGTGAACAAGATCTGGAGAAAGTCACAGCTATGCTTGAGCATAGCGAGAAGGTGATGGAGGTTATTGAACAAGCCAAACAATCTGCCAATCTTGTATTTGGACCTGATCGATAA